One window of Catonella massiliensis genomic DNA carries:
- a CDS encoding cytochrome C, which yields MKQLTNKEYEEYQKYKEDKLYGRLLTSDGLRLICAAENYDPEAIGKRMLEALAKIENKPY from the coding sequence GTGAAGCAATTAACCAATAAGGAATATGAAGAATACCAAAAATACAAGGAAGATAAGCTGTACGGCAGATTGCTTACTTCTGATGGTCTGCGATTAATCTGTGCAGCAGAGAATTATGATCCAGAGGCTATTGGTAAGCGTATGCTTGAGGCACTTGCCAAGATTGAAAATAAACCTTACTGA
- a CDS encoding DUF262 domain-containing protein: protein MKANRMWLFSDVLEKNKRVFKVPVYQRNYDWTNIQCEKLYQDIMKASQKNCQHFTGTVVYIDDNNGGSGLNEVLIIDGQQRITTMYILLKALYDASKDVSVRVESEIEEVMFNRHCEEKYKVKLKPVKTDNEQLTLLIKDKIDKMDRNSNVYKNYEFYSEEI from the coding sequence ATGAAAGCAAATAGAATGTGGCTTTTTTCAGATGTTTTGGAGAAAAATAAACGAGTTTTTAAGGTACCCGTATATCAGAGAAATTATGATTGGACTAACATCCAATGTGAAAAACTGTACCAGGATATAATGAAGGCAAGCCAGAAGAATTGTCAGCATTTTACTGGAACCGTGGTATATATTGATGACAATAATGGTGGAAGTGGATTAAACGAAGTTTTAATTATAGACGGACAACAGCGTATTACAACTATGTATATTCTTCTTAAAGCACTTTATGATGCATCAAAAGATGTTTCTGTCAGAGTTGAAAGTGAAATAGAAGAAGTAATGTTTAACAGACACTGCGAAGAAAAATATAAGGTGAAATTGAAACCAGTCAAGACTGATAATGAGCAGCTGACACTTCTTATCAAAGATAAAATTGACAAGATGGACAGAAACTCTAATGTCTACAAGAACTATGAATTCTACTCAGAAGAGATATAG